From one Staphylococcus kloosii genomic stretch:
- a CDS encoding threonine/serine exporter family protein: protein MDNDKDKITMTVILLAGKILLSSGAEVSRVEDTMRRMAISMGYYNSQGYVINVFINFSLSSDHDTRIIRIDKNITNLLKIFQVNSISRKLTSNRISIYEAHDSLKLIDHTSLSSALWKKVIAAGLISLSFLYLLGGTWQYVIITLLAGSIGYFIVEYMQSKSLTMFIPEFIGSFILGSIAILGSKLLGVSGNLGSSIIASVMPIVPGVVITTAIQDLFSRHMLMFTAKFLEALVIAFAIGSGIAIAYLIY from the coding sequence ATGGATAATGACAAAGACAAAATTACGATGACTGTTATTCTTTTGGCAGGTAAAATCTTACTTTCTTCTGGAGCAGAAGTCTCTCGAGTAGAAGATACTATGCGTCGTATGGCGATAAGCATGGGATATTACAACAGCCAAGGATACGTTATCAACGTATTTATCAACTTTTCTTTAAGTTCTGATCACGACACACGAATTATAAGAATTGATAAAAACATCACGAATTTACTTAAAATTTTCCAAGTCAATTCAATTTCTAGAAAGTTAACGAGCAATCGCATTTCTATATATGAGGCACATGACAGTTTAAAACTTATCGACCATACCTCTTTAAGTAGTGCGTTATGGAAAAAGGTTATCGCCGCTGGTTTAATTTCTTTAAGTTTTCTTTATTTATTAGGTGGTACTTGGCAATATGTAATCATTACACTTCTTGCGGGGTCAATCGGTTATTTCATCGTCGAATACATGCAAAGTAAATCCTTAACAATGTTTATCCCAGAATTTATTGGTTCCTTTATTTTAGGATCCATTGCCATATTAGGGTCAAAACTATTGGGTGTCAGTGGTAACTTAGGTTCTTCCATTATTGCTTCAGTCATGCCTATTGTACCTGGTGTCGTAATTACCACTGCTATTCAAGATTTATTTAGCCGGCACATGTTAATGTTTACTGCTAAATTTCTAGAAGCACTCGTAATTGCATTTGCCATAGGTTCCGGTATAGCTATTGCGTATTTAATTTATTAA